The Sandaracinus amylolyticus genomic interval TCGGGCGTCACGTCGAGCAGGAGCCGATGCTCGTCGGCAGGACGCCACATCAGGTTGAGGCGCGCTGGCAACGCGTCCTGCCAGATCGTCTGATCGAACGCGCGATTGCCGAGCTCGCCGGGCGCGGTGCGGCGACGCGGGCGCACGCGGCCGCGCCAGTCGTAGTGCGCGTCCGACGCGTCGTGGAGATCGATCGCGCGTCGCGTGTAGCCGACGTACGCGTCGAGCTCGACGTCGTCGGTGATCGCGTGCTGATAGCGCAGCAGCGCGCCGAACGAGACCTCGCCGGTCGTCGCGTCGCCGACCGGCGTGGTCGCGAGGACGTCGTGCTGGATGTCGCGATCGTGCTCGCCGACGAACGCGCGCAGGAGCAGGCGATCCGCGAACGGCGCGCCGACGAAGCCGCCTTCGAGCGCGATGCCGTACGCCTCGTACGCGCTGTGGAAGCGCTGGATGCGCGCGGGTGCGACACGACCGCGCGCGTCCTCGACCTCCACGTCCATCCACGCGTCGTTGCGCGAGCGATCGTAGTAGGCCTGCACGGCCGCGTAGAGCCGCGTCGCGTCGTCGCGATACCCCGCGCCGTGGGTGAGGCGGTACGTGCCGAACGAGCCGATCTGCAGCGACGCGCCGACGTGCGGATCGAAGTACGACGCGGCGCGCACCACGTTGATCGCACCGCCGAGCGCATCGGTGCCGAAGCGCACCGGGACCATCCCGCGATAGACCTCGATGCGCTCGACGAGCCCGACCGGCACGCCCTGCACGCCCACGCCGAGCCCCGCGAGCTCGAGCGGCACGCCGTCGAGGAACATGCGCACGCCGCTCCCACACACGCCGTGGATGCAGAGATCGACGGGCGCGCCGAGCCCTCCGGTGCGCCGCACGTTCAGCCCCTCGCTGCGCGCGAGCACTTCCGCGACGTCGGCACTGCGGTCGCGCGCCTCCTCGGTGTCGATCACGCGCACCGCGTCGCTCGACTGCGCGAGCTCCTCCGCCTCGCTCGGCGCGTGCACCACGACGTCGTCGGCGACGAGATCGTCGTCCTGCGCGTGCGCGCTCGGAGCGACGAGCAGCAGCGCGACGAACGAGACGAGCTCAGAACGTCGCGCCACCGTCGACCCGCACGTCCTGGAGCGTCACGTGCCGCGCGCGCTCGGAGAGGAGGAAGAGCGCGACCTGCGCGACGTCGTCGGGCGTCGCGACGCGGCCCAGCGGGATGCCCAGCTTGAACGCGCCGGGGCGACCGCGGACGAGCTCGCTCGGCGAGGCGCCGTCGAGCATGCGCCGCAACATCGGCGTGTCGGTCGAGCCTGGCGACACGACGTTGCAGCGGATGCCGTGCGGCGCGAGCTCGAGCGCGAGGCACTGCGTCAGCATCGTCGCGGCGGCCTTGCTCGCGCAGTACGCGCCCATGCCCACGCGCGGCGTCGATCCCGCGTTCGACGAGATCGTGACGATCGCGCCGCGCGCGCGGCGGATCATGCGGGGTGCGAGGGCGCGCGAGATCGACCAGAGCCCCTCGACGTTCACCGCGAGCGCGTCACGGAGCGCGTCGTCGGGCGCATCGCAGATCGCGCCGAGCGACAGGACGCCCGCCGCGTGCACGAGGCCGTCGATCGCGCCGAGCTCGCGCTCCGCACGCTCGACGATGTCGACGAGCGCGCGCGCATCGCGCACGTCGGCGCGGTACCTCGAGATCGCGGGGTGGTCGAAGGGCGCGCGCTCGTCCCGATCGATCGCGACGACACGCCCGCCCTCGCGCACGAGCGCGGCGGTGACCGCCGCGCCGATCCCCGACGCCGCGCCGGTGACCAGCGTGATCGCGGGCAGGCGCGCGTCCACGTCAGGGCTCCTCGTCGCGCGGCTTGAGGCCGATCAGCGTCACGACGCGCGCGCCGTCGTCGAGCATGCCCTCGTCGGCGATCTCGATCGCGACGAGCCCCGCGCGCGCGAGCAGCGTCATCACGTCATCGTCGCGCTCGACGTCGCGCGGCGAGATCACCTCGGCGCGATCGTGCACCAGCACTCGGCCCCCAGCGCGCGTGACCCGCGCGAGCTCGCGCATCGCGCGCAGGCGATCGTCGACGTCGCCCAGCACGCGATCGGCGAGCACGACGTCGAAGCGCCCGTCGTCGAAGGGCAACGCGCGCGCGTCGGCGACCGCGAAGCGCACCGCGAGCGCGACGTGACGAGCGCGCCGGAGCGCCTCGTCGATGCGCGCGAGCGACGTGTCCACACCCGTCACGCGCGCGCCCACGATGCGCTCGGCGAGCGCGAGCGCGTCGTCGCCGACGCCACAGCCGACGAGCAGCACGCTCGTCGCGTCGAGCGGGACGAGCGCGTGCGCACGGGGGCGCGGACGTGCCTCGAGCCACGGCGCCAGCATCATCCTTCTCCGCGCGAGGGCTCGAGCGCGCGCAGCGCGTCGCTCGTCGTCAGCACCACGCCCGCGGTGCGCGCGACCTGGCGCAGCGCGATCTCGTGATCCTCGCGCGAGAAGTCCGCGGTGGCGTCGGCGAGGAAGAAGGGCTGCACCCCGCGCATGCATCCGTCGACCGCCGTCGTGAGGCACCCGATGTGCGCGTAGATGCCGGTGATCATCAGCTGATCGCGGCCGAGCGTGCGCAGGCGGTCGTGCAGGCGCGTCTCGAAGAACGCGCTGTAGCGCCGCTTCGGGATCAGCGCGTCCGCGTCGATCTCACCGACGTCGAGGCCCAGCTTCGCGAGGCTGGGATGCTCGACGATGCCGGGTCCCCAGAGATCCCAGAGCAGGCCGCGCTCATCGCGGCTCTGCTCGCCCGGCTGCACCGAGAACAGCGCGGGAACGCCGACGCGCGCGCACGCGCCGACGAGCGCGCGCACGTGCTCGAGCACCGGACGGAGCGGCGACGCGCTGGGATCGAACGGCCGCAGGAAGTACGCCTGCATGTCGTGCACGAGCAGCGCGGCGCGCGAGGGCTCGAGCGTCCAGCGCGCGCGACACTCGGGCCACGAGCGCGGTGTGGGGAGCTCGTAGGGGGCGATCGTGGGAAGGGCCATGGTTCGCTACCTCTCGTCGTCGGCTCGCTCGGCGTGCGAGCGAGGAGGATCGACTTCGCGCGAAGGCAGGAGCGCACCGAGGACGGTGCGCATCTTCGCGCTGGTCTCTGCGAGCTCGAGCTCGGGATCGGAGCTGCCGACGATGCCGGCGCCCGCGAACACACGAACGCGCGCGCCCGCGATCTCGGCGCAGCGGATCGCGACGATCCAGTCGCCGTCGCCGCCCGCGCGCGTGTAGCCGAGCGCGCCGGTGAAGTAGCCGCGATCGAGCGCCTCGAGCCGCGCGATCCACTCGCGCGCCGCGCGCGTCGGCAGCCCGCACACCGCGGGCGTCGGATGCAGCGCGACGGCCAGGCGCAACGAGGAGAGATCGCGATCGCGCAGCGTTCCCTCGATGCGCGTCGAGAGATGCCACATCGTGGGCGTCGCGCTGACCACCGGCTCCCGCTCGAAGCGGAGCGCGCGCGTGAGCGGCGCGAGGCTCGCGACGACGTGCTCGACGACGATCTCGTGCTCGTGACGATCCTTCGGCGAGCGCAAGAGGCGCGCGGCGCGCTCGCGATCTTCGATCGGATCTGCGCAGCGCGGGCTCGATCCCGCGAGCGGCACGCTGACCACCGTCGTCCCGCGTCGCGAGAGCAAGAGCTCGGGGCTCGCGCCGACGAGGCGCGTCGGGTCGCTCGCGCCGGGCGCGACGTCGAGCGAGTACGTGAAGCCGTGCGGGTTGCGCGCGCGCAGCACCGCGAGCAGCGCGTTCACGTCGGGCCTCTGGTCGACGGTGAGCTCCGTCGCGCGCGCCAGCACCACCTTCTTCAGCGCGCCGCCGCGGATCGCGCCCGCCGCCTGCGCGACCGCGTCGACGAACCCGCCGCTCTCGTCGTGCGCAGCGCGATCGATCGGCGTGCGCGCGATCGCGCGCGATGCGCCCGTCGTCGCTCCCCACGCGTCGGACACGAGCGCGCGCGCGGGGCGGAAGAGCCGCACCGGCGCGTCCTCGCCGAACGGCAGCGCACCGACCACGAGCGCCGCGCGCGGATCGTCCGACGCGGCGAGCGCACCATCGATCTCCGCGAGCCATCGCTCGGGCGCGCGCAGCGTCCCGTGGAACGACTCGCGCTCGCCCTCGCCCACCACGGTGCGCGTGGGCCCGGCGAGGAAGAACGCAGGCACGTCGGCGCGCATCACGGCTCCACCCCCACGCGACGCGCGAGACCGCGCAGCGTCGGCTCCTCCGCGAGGTCGGCGAACGTCACCTCGACCCCGCCCTCGCGGATCCGCTCGACCAGGCTCATCAGTCGGATCGAGTCGAGGCCCCAGTCGAGCAACGAGTCGTCCGGCGCGAGCGAGCTCGCATCGACCTCGATCAGCGCAGCGATCTCCGCGACGAGCGCGGGGTACGTCGCAGGCAGCGCGCTCACGACGCTCCTCCCGCGGCGAGGCGACTCGCCAGCGCGGCCTTGTCGATCTTCCCGACGCTGGTGCGCGGCAGCGCGTCGCTCACGAGCTCCACGCGATCGGGGAGCTTGAAGGTCGCGACACCGCGCGCGCGCAGGTGCGCCATCAGCGCGGCACGCGTGATCGGGCGATCACCGACCACGATCGCGCAGATGCGCTCGCCGACGATCGCGTCGTGCATGCCGAGCACCGCCGCCTCGCGCACGTCGGGATGCGCGACGAGGTGCTGCTCGAGCTCGGCGGGCGCGATCTTCTCGCCGCCGCGGTTGATCTGCTCCTTCGCGCGCCCTTCGACGACGAGCGACCCGTCGGGCATGCGGCGGACGCGATCGCCGGTGCGATAGAACCCGTCGCGCGTGAACGCGATCGCGTCGTGCTCGGGCACGCGGTAGTAGCCGCGGATCGTGTAGGGCCCGCGCGCGAGCAGGTGCCCCACCTCGCCCTCCGGCACGTCGCGATCCTCGTCGTCGACGATGCGCACTTCGTCGTCCTCGGAGATCGGCCGGCCCTGCGTGGTGATCACGCGCTCGAGCGGATCGTCGAGGCGCGTGTAGCAGACGAGCCCTTCGGCCATCCCGAAGACCTGCTGGAGTCGGCACCCGAGGCCCTCGATCAGATCACGCGCGAGCTCGACGCCGAGCTTCGCGCCGCCGACCTGCAGCACCTCGAGCGAAGGAAAGCGCAGCCCGCGCGCGCGCATCGCCGCGAGCCACGCGCGCGCGAGCGGCGGCACGAGCGCCGTGATCGTCACGCCCTCGCGCGAGAGCAGCGGGAACGCGGCGTCGGGATGAGCCTCGCGGCTCATCACGACGCGCGCCCCCGCGACGAGCGCGCCGAGCACCCCCGGCGAGCTCAATGGGAAATTGTGCGCGCCCGGCAGCGCGACGAGGTACACGCTCCGCGCGTCGAGCCCGCAGATCGGCACGCTCGCGCGCACGCTGTAGAGATAGTCGTCGTGCGTGCGCGGGATCAGCTTCGGCGTCCCGGTGCTGCCGCCCGACAGCTGCAGCAGCGCGACCTGCCTCGCGTCGACGGCGGGCAGCGTGCGCGGCGCGCCGTCGAGCGACGCGAACGGCACCAGCTCCTGCGCATCGCCGACGACGATGACGTGTCTGAGCGTCGGCGTGCCGGCCTTCACCTCGCGCGCGAGCGCGCGGTGGTCGAACCCGGCGACCACGTCGGCGCAGACGTACGCGACCGCGCGCGTGTGCTCGCAGAAGTGCGCGATCTCCGCGCGCCGATGACCCGACAGCGCCATCACGGGGATCGCACCGAGCCGCCACAACGCGAACAGCGTCTCGATCAGCTCGAGCACGTTCGGCAGCTGCACCACCACGCGATCGAGCGGACGGATCCCGAGCTCGATCATCGCGGACGCCACGGCATCGACGCGCGCATCGAGCTCCGCGTACGTCGCGCGCCGTGCGCCGCACACGACGGCGACGCGCTCGCCGTGACGTCGCGCGCCCTCGCGCACGATCGAGTCGAGTGGATCACCTCGCCAGTGCCCGGCGCGTCGATACCGCTCTGCGACGTCGTGGGGCCAGGGCACGCAGCCCTCGAGCAGCGTCGTGCTCATCGCTCGTCCACCGCGATCGGCTCGTGGTGATCGTGCGCGGCGACGCCGCGCTTCCAGTGCCCCGACGCGTGCACGTGCGACGCGGGCAGGCCGCGATCGACGAGGAGGTGTCGATACACCGCGCGCACTTGCGACGCCTCGCCCGCGAGCCACGCGAAGCCTTCGCCCTCGGGCAGCGCGAGCGCGCGCACCGCATCGAGCAGCACCTCGCCCGCGCGGCGATGCACCCAGCGCGCCCCGATCGGCCCCGACGCCGGCCACGGCTGCTCTTCCTCGGGCCCGTCGACCAAGAGCACCACGCGCACGGCGACGCTCGCCGGCAGCTCCTCGATCCGTCGCGCGATCTCGGGCTGCGCCGTCTCGTCGCCGACGAAGAGGTGCCACGCCACCTCGCGCGTGAGCACGTACGAGCCGCGCGGTCCCGCGACGCCGACGACCTGTCCGGGCGTCGCCTGCGCGGCCCACGTCGACGCGACGCCGTGGCCGTGCAGGAAGAAGTCGACGTCGAGCTCGCCGCGATCCGGGTCGTAGCGACGCGGCGTGTAGTCGCGCGCGATCGGCTTCGGTCCGTCGCTCGGCGCGGGCAGCCCGGAGGGCCCGATCACCGGCAGGATCGGATCGCGCTCGCCCGGCCGCGGGAAGAAGATCTTCACGTGGTCCTCGGGCGCGAGCGACCGGAACCCAGCGAGGTCGGCGCCGCCGAGCGTGACGCGCGTCATGCGCGGCGTGAGCGCGACGACGCGCTTCACCTCCAGCGTCCGCATCGCGATCGGGTGCCGCACCAGCTCGAAGAGCGAAGGATCGTGAGCCATCCGTCGTGCCCCCTCACGCCCCGAACGCGCCCGCGGCGCGCATCTCCGACAAGCTCTCTCGCGCGGCGCCGATCGCGTGCTCGATCTGCGCGCGCGTGTGGGCCGCGCACAGGAAGTTCACGTCGCGACGCAGCAGCACTCCGCGGCGCGCCATGCGCCCCTGGAAGTCGCGCATGAGCGCGACGTGTCGCTGCGCATCGGGCGAGAACGAGAAGAACGGGATCGCGTCGTACCCGAGCACGCGCAGCGGTGCGCCGAGCTCCTCCGCCGCGCGGCTCACGCCTTCGCGCAGCGCACGCCCGAGCGACGCGACGTGCGCGACGTAGCCGGTGTCGCGACAGATCTCGATGGTGCGCAGACAGACCGCGAGCGAGACGAGCTCTCCGCCGAACGTCGTCGACACCTGCAAGCGCTCCATCTGCTCGAGGTGCGCGCGCGGACCGACGACCGCGGAGAGCGGCATCCCACCCGCCATCGCCTTCGAGAAGCACGACAGATCGGGCCGCACGTCGAAGAGCTCCTGCGCGCCGCCGAGCGCGAGGCGGAACCCGGTGACGATCTCGTCGAAGACGAGCAGCACGCCCGCGCTCGTGCACACGTCGCGCAGCGCGAGCAACAGATCGCGCGTCACGCAGCGGTTGTAGGGAACCGAGATCACCACCGCCGCGAGCTCGCGCGCGCCGCTGCGGATCGTCTCGAGCAAGCGCGGCTCGTCGTCGGACGTGAAGAGCGGAAGGCGCGTCGTCAGCGTCGCGAGCGCGCTCGGCACGCCCGGCGTGTCGAACATGAAGTGGTCGTGCCAGCCGTTGTATCCGACGGTCACGACGCGCTCCTTGCCCGTGATCGCGCGCGCGAGGCGGACCGCGGCGGACGTCGCGTCCGCGCCGGTCTTGAAGAAGCGCGCCATCTCCGCGCCGGGCACGACACCGACGAGCGCCCTCGCCGCGCGCACCTCGAGCTCGGTCGGCAACGAGTGCACGAGCCCGAGCTCGAGCGCGTCGCGTGCAGCCTCGAGCAGCGCAGGGTGCGCGTGACCGAGCGACGTCGCGCCGAGGCCGCAGACGAAGTCGACGTACTCGTTGCCGTCGACGTCCTCGACGAGCGCGCCGCGACCGCGCGCGAGGTAGACGGGAAAGCTGCCCGGCGCGAAGTGCTCGGGCCGCTTCATCATCGAGAGCGTCAGCCCTGGGACGAGCGCGCGCGCCTCGTCGAGCAGCGCGTGCGACCGGTCGAGCGGCCACGTGCTGGGGTGCGGTCGGGGGAGGCTGTCGGGCATCGCGAGCCGACCTAACCACGAGTGAGAATGACTTTCAAGGGCTTTGATAATAATTCTCACTTTCATTTTCAGCGCGATTGACAGTCATTCTCAATTGACGTAGGCCACCGCCGATGTCGAGGTCCGACGGCGAGCGACTCTCCGAGGCACAGCTCGGCATTTGGTTGGGGCACCAACGCGCCCACGACGGCACGGTGCTCCATGCCGCCGAGTGCGTGGTTTTCGAAGGACTTCTCGACGTCGCGGCGTTCGCGCGCGCGCTGGACGCCACCCTCGTCGAGGCGACCGCGCTCCAGGTCGCGTTCGAAGAGGCGCGAGGTGAGCCACGACGCGTCAGGCGCGAATACGACGGTGTGCGCCTCGAGCGGACGTCACTCAACGGGGAGGCGGAGCTTCTCCGACATGCCCAGCGAGAGGTTCGCCGGCCGCTCGACCTCCAGCGCGGCGCCCTCTCCCGCCACCAGCTGCTCACCCTCGGCCCCGGCCGCTACGCGTGGCTCCACGTCGCGCACCACATCGCGCTCGACGGCTACGGCTTCCACCTCGTCGCGGCGCGGGTCGCGGAGCACTACGCGTCGCTCCAGCGCGACGATCGCCTCGCGACCCGCGGCGCGCTCACCGCGTTCGAGCCCGTGCTCGACGAGGACGACGCGTACCAGCGCTCGCCGCAGCGCGAGGCCGATCGCGCGTTCTGGCGCGACGAGCTCGGCGCGCGTCGTGGCCTGAGCTTCGGCGCGCCCGCGATGCCGGGGCACGGCCTGCGCACGTGGCACCGCTGGGACGGCGAGCGCGCGCAGCGCGTGCGCGACGCGGCGTCGCGAGTGGGCGTGTCGTGGATGGAAGCGCTCCTCGCGGTGATCGCCGCGCACGTCGGCGAGCGCGCGTCGACGCGCTCGTTCCTGCTCGGGCTGCCGGTGATGCTGCGGCTCGGCACGCGCGCGCTGCGAACGCCGTGCATGGCGATGAACCTCGCGGCGCTGCCGATCGATCTCGACGCGGCGTCGAGCATCGGAGCGCTCGCACGCACGATCCGCGCGGCGCTCGCGCGGCAGAAGCGGCACCAGCGCTATCGCTACGAAGCCCTCCGCGTCGATCGCGCGGCGCTCGGCGGACGGCTCTTCGGTCCGGTGGTGAACGTGATGCCGTTCGCGCTGCCGGCGCGCTTCGGTGACTGCAGCGCGCGCGTGCTGCGCGTGTCGGCGGGGCCCGTCGAGGAGCTCGCGTACACGATCGCGCCGTGTGACGAAGGGCTCGAGCTGACGCTCGACGGACACGCCGAGCGCTTCGACGAGCGCGAGCTCACCGCGATGGCGCGCACGCTGGAGCGCGATCTCGACGCGTGGCTCGACGCGCCCGATCGACCGTTGCGCCCCCGCAGCACCGCGACGACCCGGCCGCACGTCGCGCCGACCTGGCCGCTCGATGCGCTCGGCGAGCATGCGCGCACGACCCCGGATGCGACCGCGCTCGTCGAGGGCGAGCGTTCATGGACGTACGCGGAGCTCGATCGTGGCGCGCGGCGATGCGCGGAGTGGCTTCGCGCAGCCGGCTGCGAGCCGGGATCGCTGGTCGCGATCGAGCTCCCGCGGAGCGCGATCGGGATCGTCGTGATCCTCGGCACGCTCTGCGCGGGCGCGGGCTACGTCGCGCTCGATCCCGCGCAGCCGAGCGCGCGGCGAGCCCGCGTGATCCATGCGGCGAAGCCGCGCTTCGTGGTGACGCCCGACGCGCTTCCACACGACGCGCTCGAGGCGTGGACCGCGCCGGGCTCGACGACGCCGCCGAGCGCGCGCGACGACGCGAGCATCGCGTACGTCGTGTTCACGTCCGGCAGCACCGGCGAGCCGAAGGGGGTCGCGATCTCGACCGGTGCGCTCGCGTGGTTCGTCGGCGCGGCGTCGTCGCGCTACGGCGTGTGCGCGCGCGATCGCGTGCTGCAGTTCGCGCCGTGGACCTTCGACGCGAGCGTCGAGGAGATCTTCGTCACGCTCGCGTCCGGCGCCGCGCTGGTGCTGCGCGACGACGCGGCGATCGAGTCACCGGAGGCGTTCTTCGCCGCGTGCGCGCGCGGTGGGATCACGGTGCTCGACCTGCCCACCGCGTTCTGGCACGAGCTCGCGCTCGCCGTCGCGCGGCGCGCGCTGACGCTGCCCTCGTGCGTGCGTCTCGTGATCATCGGCGGCGAGGCGGCATCGCCGGAGCGCGCGCGGCAATGGCGCGAAGGCGCGCGCGAGGCGCGCCTCGTCAACACGTACGGGCCGAGCGAGGCGACGGTGGTCGCGACGTGCGCGGCGCTCGACGACACGACGCGCGACGAAGCGCCGATCGGCACGCCGCTCCCGGGCATCGACGTCGCGATCGTCGACGAGCACGGCGCCGTCGTGACCGCACCCGGCGCGGTGGGCGAGCTCTGGCTGCTCGGGCCCACGCTCGCGACGGGTTATCTCGGGCGCGACGATCTCACGCGCGAGCGCTTCGTGACGCTGCCCGGGTGCGGCCGCGCCTATCGCACCGGCGATCTCGCGACGTGGCGCGACGACGGACAGCTCGCGCACCGCGGTCGCGTCGACGACGAGCTGAAGATCAGCGGACATCGCATCTGCCCCGCGGAGGTCGAGGCCGCGCTGTGCCGTCATCCCCAGGTGCGCGCCGCGGTGGTGTGGGGCGATGCGGCGAAGCGATTGCTCGCGAAGGTGGAGGCCGACGCGATCGACACGACCGCGCTGCGCCGCTTCGTGCGCGAGCAGCTGCCTGCGCCGATGGTTCCATCGGTGCTCGAGGTCGTCGCGCGCCTTCCGCGCACGACGCACGGGAAGATCGATCGCGTCGCGGTGCGGAGCGCGCCGTGCGACGACGCGCCCGAGCACGATCCCGACGTATCCGCGCTGGAAGCGCGGGTGATCGAGGCGTGGCGCGCCGTGCTCGGGGTGACGCGCGTCGAGCTCGACGACGACTTCTTCGCGCTCGGCGGGCACAGCCTGCACGTGATCCAGCTCGCGAACCGCCTCAGCGGCGCGGGCGCGGAGATCCGCGTCGCGGAGATCTTCCGTCGCCCGACGCCGCGCGCGCAGGCAGCGCTGCTCGCGTCGGCGGCTGGAGCGCCGCCACACGAGACGATCTTCGAGCCGGGCTCGGTGTCGCTGCCTCCGTCCTGGGCACCCGCGCCCGCGACGCTGGGGCGAGGCCGCGTGCTGCTGACCGGCGCGACCGGGTTCGTCGGCGTGCACCTGCTCGCGAGCTGGCTCGAGCGCTCCGACGACACGATCGTGTGCACCGTCCGAGCGAGCGATGACGCGACGGCCCGCGCACGTCTCTTCACGCGCGCGGAGGAGCTCGGGATCGAGCTCGGCCCCGCGGCCCATCGCATCGAGGTGATCGCCCTCGATCTCACGGCGCGCGATCTCGAGATCGCACCCTGCGCGACGGTGTTCCACTGTGCTGCGCAGGTCAGTCTCGCGCGCGACTACGACAGCCTGGCCGCCGTGAACGTCGTCGCGACGCGCGAGCTGCTCGGCCTCGCGCTGCGCTGGGGCGCGCAGCTCCACTACGTCTCGTCGATCGCGACGGTCCCGCGCAGCGAGCCCGAAGAGCGACTCCATCCCGCGCACGCCGGGCTCGTCGACGGATATCAGCGCTCGAAGTGGCAGGGAGAGGCGCTCTGCGCGGAAGCGGGCAATCGCGGTCTCCGCGTCGCGGTGCATCGGCTCGGGCGCGTCGCCGGTCCTCGCCGGCGTCCCAGCGTCAATCGAGGCGATCTCGTGTGGCGCATCGGGCGCGCCGCCACGCGCGTCGCTGCATGGCCCGACCTGCCGGTGGAAGAGCCGTGGATCCCCGCGGACGACGCCGCGAGCTCGATGGTTCGCTTGGCGCTCGCCGATGCGGCCACGACGCCCGCGAGCGCGTACCACTTGGTCCACACCGGCAGCGTCGCGCTCGATCGTGTCCGGGAGGCGCTGACGTGCATCGGATATCCGCTCGCGCGTGTGTCGGTGTCCGACTGGATGACGCGAGTCCGCGCCCGCGGTGACGACGAAGACCGTTCCACGCTGGCCTTCTTCGAGCTCCGCGCCATCGACGCCCACACGGCCGCGAGCGCAACACCGGAATACCCGTGCGCGCGTGTGCTCGCGCGTCTGCCCGACCTCGACACGCGCGCCGTCGATTCGGCGCTGCTCATTGGATATTGCCGGCATGCGCAGGCGATTGGCGTCCTCCCCCGGACGCCCGATTCCGACTCTGTTCGATCTGGAGACGAGGGATGACGAAGAACGACAATACAATCTGGATTGCCCGCGCGACGGTCGTGCTCGCGATGCTCGCCGTCGGGGCGGGCTGCGGCGGAGACGACGACTCCGGCACGAGCGAGACCGACAGCGGTGTCGGTCCCGGCCAGGAGGACGGCGGCACGCGCGTGGACGGCGGCACGAACGTCCCCGACGAAGACGCGGGCGCCGGAGAGGACGCTGGCTCGAGCGACGCCGGATCGGTCGGTGAGGACGGCGGACCGCCCTATCCCTCCCTTCCGCCCGTTCTCTCGGTGAGTGGCTGTCAGGCGCTCGCGATCGGGCCGCTCTGCTCCGTCACACAAGACGGCGACGCGCTCTCTGCCAACTGCAGCGGACGAGTCCTCACTGGCACCGTCAGCGAGAGCGGGAACGTGGCGCTCGCGGCCGATCCGTGGACCACGAGCGAAGGCGCGACTGCCATGCTCGCGTGCACCGGCCGATTCGTGCTCGGACAGCTCACCGCGACGTGCACGCGCACGACGACGGCAGTCGGCGAGACGCCGGCGGGCGAGCAGACGTGCAATCTCCTCTCGGATCGCGACGTCCTCCCCGGGGTCACGTGCCTCGAGCTCCCGCCGCGGCTCGACGACGTCGTCCTGTGCGTCGAAGGTGACGCACGCGGCGGCGCGACGATCACCGCCGGCACGTGCCGCGTGATCCAGGACGGCTGCGCGTTCCAGGCGGAGTGCGCGGACGACCTCGTGCTCACCGGCACCGTCACCCGGACCGGCATCAGCTTCAGCCAGCGGCTCGAAGCGCTCGCCGACGCACAGACGCCCTCGGGCGGCGGCAGCCCCGCGTTCATGGCGGGCGACATCGTCGCTCACAGCTGCACTGCG includes:
- a CDS encoding TonB-dependent receptor domain-containing protein, which translates into the protein MARRSELVSFVALLLVAPSAHAQDDDLVADDVVVHAPSEAEELAQSSDAVRVIDTEEARDRSADVAEVLARSEGLNVRRTGGLGAPVDLCIHGVCGSGVRMFLDGVPLELAGLGVGVQGVPVGLVERIEVYRGMVPVRFGTDALGGAINVVRAASYFDPHVGASLQIGSFGTYRLTHGAGYRDDATRLYAAVQAYYDRSRNDAWMDVEVEDARGRVAPARIQRFHSAYEAYGIALEGGFVGAPFADRLLLRAFVGEHDRDIQHDVLATTPVGDATTGEVSFGALLRYQHAITDDVELDAYVGYTRRAIDLHDASDAHYDWRGRVRPRRRTAPGELGNRAFDQTIWQDALPARLNLMWRPADEHRLLLDVTPELVARTGIDREQSSVGGRDPLNAERELFTLISGLEHQMTLFGGVLENQIFVKDYVFFASAEEILTDASYVLRRREAHEIGVGEGLRVAPLEWLFVRASYEHATRLPEPDEIFGDGVLIVANLGLAPERSHNATLEVAIDLDDTPIGALRASVAGLVRARENMIVLLGDHLSFSHQNVYRALAIGGEGSVAWVSPGEWVSLSANLTYLDDRNTSYEGTFASTRGDRIPYRPWLFANFGASFRARGLFARDELAIEWRARYVHEFTRAWESNGRPDTKDVVPSQLGHDVALTYSVLGPPRVSTSVEITNLSDERLYDYFRVQRPSRAAFLKLSIEY
- a CDS encoding SDR family oxidoreductase; translated protein: MDARLPAITLVTGAASGIGAAVTAALVREGGRVVAIDRDERAPFDHPAISRYRADVRDARALVDIVERAERELGAIDGLVHAAGVLSLGAICDAPDDALRDALAVNVEGLWSISRALAPRMIRRARGAIVTISSNAGSTPRVGMGAYCASKAAATMLTQCLALELAPHGIRCNVVSPGSTDTPMLRRMLDGASPSELVRGRPGAFKLGIPLGRVATPDDVAQVALFLLSERARHVTLQDVRVDGGATF
- a CDS encoding class I SAM-dependent methyltransferase encodes the protein MLAPWLEARPRPRAHALVPLDATSVLLVGCGVGDDALALAERIVGARVTGVDTSLARIDEALRRARHVALAVRFAVADARALPFDDGRFDVVLADRVLGDVDDRLRAMRELARVTRAGGRVLVHDRAEVISPRDVERDDDVMTLLARAGLVAIEIADEGMLDDGARVVTLIGLKPRDEEP
- a CDS encoding isochorismatase family protein, coding for MALPTIAPYELPTPRSWPECRARWTLEPSRAALLVHDMQAYFLRPFDPSASPLRPVLEHVRALVGACARVGVPALFSVQPGEQSRDERGLLWDLWGPGIVEHPSLAKLGLDVGEIDADALIPKRRYSAFFETRLHDRLRTLGRDQLMITGIYAHIGCLTTAVDGCMRGVQPFFLADATADFSREDHEIALRQVARTAGVVLTTSDALRALEPSRGEG
- a CDS encoding isochorismate synthase; this translates as MRADVPAFFLAGPTRTVVGEGERESFHGTLRAPERWLAEIDGALAASDDPRAALVVGALPFGEDAPVRLFRPARALVSDAWGATTGASRAIARTPIDRAAHDESGGFVDAVAQAAGAIRGGALKKVVLARATELTVDQRPDVNALLAVLRARNPHGFTYSLDVAPGASDPTRLVGASPELLLSRRGTTVVSVPLAGSSPRCADPIEDRERAARLLRSPKDRHEHEIVVEHVVASLAPLTRALRFEREPVVSATPTMWHLSTRIEGTLRDRDLSSLRLAVALHPTPAVCGLPTRAAREWIARLEALDRGYFTGALGYTRAGGDGDWIVAIRCAEIAGARVRVFAGAGIVGSSDPELELAETSAKMRTVLGALLPSREVDPPRSHAERADDER
- a CDS encoding phosphopantetheine-binding protein, translating into MSALPATYPALVAEIAALIEVDASSLAPDDSLLDWGLDSIRLMSLVERIREGGVEVTFADLAEEPTLRGLARRVGVEP
- a CDS encoding (2,3-dihydroxybenzoyl)adenylate synthase — protein: MSTTLLEGCVPWPHDVAERYRRAGHWRGDPLDSIVREGARRHGERVAVVCGARRATYAELDARVDAVASAMIELGIRPLDRVVVQLPNVLELIETLFALWRLGAIPVMALSGHRRAEIAHFCEHTRAVAYVCADVVAGFDHRALAREVKAGTPTLRHVIVVGDAQELVPFASLDGAPRTLPAVDARQVALLQLSGGSTGTPKLIPRTHDDYLYSVRASVPICGLDARSVYLVALPGAHNFPLSSPGVLGALVAGARVVMSREAHPDAAFPLLSREGVTITALVPPLARAWLAAMRARGLRFPSLEVLQVGGAKLGVELARDLIEGLGCRLQQVFGMAEGLVCYTRLDDPLERVITTQGRPISEDDEVRIVDDEDRDVPEGEVGHLLARGPYTIRGYYRVPEHDAIAFTRDGFYRTGDRVRRMPDGSLVVEGRAKEQINRGGEKIAPAELEQHLVAHPDVREAAVLGMHDAIVGERICAIVVGDRPITRAALMAHLRARGVATFKLPDRVELVSDALPRTSVGKIDKAALASRLAAGGAS